The Metallosphaera hakonensis JCM 8857 = DSM 7519 genome includes the window GGAGGAGCTTCTTCACATTAATAGAGATGAAAAAGGAGAGCAAACTACCCAGCTGGTTCAAACCTAGACCTCCAGGGTACTGGAAGGAAAATGGCAAGTATAAGCTCGTTCTCGTCATTAGGAACGATAGGTACGTGATAAACGAAGAAAGGAGGGAAATCCACCTGAAGGACTTCCACCTCACCCTCAAGTTTAAGGGTAAGCTTAAGTGGAAAGGGAAACAAGGTAGGTTAGAGATAATATACGACGAGGCTAGGAAATCGTGGTATGCTCATATACCCGTAGAGTTGGAACACAGGGTAGAGAAGGGTAATTTAACAGCTTCCATAGACTTAGGTATAGTTAACCTAGCTACCGTATACGTCGAAGATGGGTCGTGGTACTTATTTAAGGGTGGGTCTGTCCTATCGCAGTATGAGGATTATAGCAAGAAAATACAAATCACACAAAAGACCTTAGCAAGGCATAAGCAGGAGAGGAGTATGAAGCTGAGGCTCCTCCACGAGAAGAGGAGTAGGTTATCGAGACATGCTTTAAATAGTATGGTGAGGAAGGTAATGGAGTTGTTGAAGGAGAAAGGAGTAGATAAACTTGTGGTAGGACATCCTAAGGACATAGTGAGGAGTCGTGGGAACAAACTAACGGTCAACTTCTGGAATTACGGCTACGTTATCAAGAGGTTTAAGGAAGTTGGGGAGGAGGTTGGAGTAGATGTGGTTGAGGTTGATGAGGCCATATACTTCAAAAACTTGTTCCTTGTGCGGGGAAGCCCATGAAAATGGGCGTGTTAAACGTGGTCTCTTTAAGTGTCCCCGCACGGGGAAAGCGATAAATGCGGATTTGAACGGTGCAGTAAATATTCTACATATCCCCGAGTCCCGAGGAACCGTGGGTAGGGGGCTCCCCACGGTGAGGGATAGGGGTAACGGGCTGAAGGCCCAGCCCGTGGTCTACCGCTGGACGAACGGAGCGGGGTGGGTGCAAGCACCCACTAGCCATGAAGTGATGGGGATGAAGGCGGTAAACCCGAACTATGAAACGCCCTAGGGGAACCCTCGCCCTTAGGGCGGGGAGGAGGTCAGTAGAGGGTCTCTATGATCTGGGTAAGGGTATTAGTGAACTCAGTTGTGGTTAAAGCCCTAACTCCCATAAATCTAGCCAGATCTTGGGTGACCTTTTTCGACGAGACCGCAGTCAGAATGGCTTTCTCCACTAGGTTTGCAGCTTCGTTCCAACCCATGAATCTAAGCATGAGCTCACCGCCCTTGATTATCCCCGTGGGATTGGCCACGTTCTTTCCGGCATATTTGGGAGCAGTACCGTGGATTGCCTCAAACATACCACCGGAGTCCCCAATGTTGGCTCCTCCCAGCATGCCGATGTTACCTATTAAAGCTCCCGCAGCGTCGGATATGTAATCACCGTTGAGATTGGGAGCTAGGATCACGTCGTACTCATCTGGCCTAGTAATTATCTGCTGGAACATGTTGTCCGCTATTCTATCGTTTACTACTATCTTTCCCTCTGGGGCCTTTCCCCCCAGTTCCTTGTTTATTTCCTCCTCAGTTACCACCTTCTCCCTATACTCCCTCTTGATTAGGTCGTAGGCCCAATCCCTAAAGGCTCCTTCGGTGTATTTCAAGACGTTTCCCTTATGCATAATGGTCACCTTTCTCCTGCCATTTTGAATGGTGTAATTCATTGCCATCCTGGTGATTCTCTCGGTCTTGAACCTACTGATCACCTTTATCCCGATACCGGTGTCGTCCTCTACTTGGACCTTGAGCTCATTTTTTAAGAACGCCCTAATTTTCTTGGCCTCCTCACTGTCATAGGTATACTCAATACCTCTGTAAAGATCGTCTGTGTTCTCCCTGAATATAATCATGTCAACCTTGTTTGGTTCCTTGAGAGGGGACTCAAGTCCGTCAATATATTTTACTGGCCTAATGTTGGCGTACAAATCCAACATCATACGAATGGCTACGTTCACCGATTTCCATCCTTTCCCTATGGGAGTTTCCAGGGGACCCTTTACCACTACTCTGTACTTCATGAGCATTTCCTGAGTCTCCTTGGGAAATCTGTCACCGGTTTTAGCGTTAGCCTTGTCTCCGGCAAGTACTTCGACCCATTTTATCTCCCTTGAGGACCCATACGCTTTCTCCACTGCCTTGTTCAAAACAGTTCTAGTTGCACTAACTATTTCTGGACCTATTCCATCCCCCTCTATATAAAGAATAACTGGCTTCTTGGGAACTATCCACTTTCCGTTCTCGAAGGATATCCTTTCGCCGTCATCTGGAATCTGAACCATGGAACAGAGAGGGACCTGTCACTTTTAACTTTTTACATGAGATTCCCTGTGGTCACTTCAATTTTCTCAGGTGTTGATCCCGTAGTATCCCCTGAATTCAAAGTTAAACGTCAATTTGAAAGTAAGTTTAGCGTCGATCTTTATAGCCGAAATAGTCCATGAAGATGAGAGACGAAGCCGAGGGAGATTAACCGGGGGGTTAAATCTTATCCGGTTTTCTTGGCTAGGTAGTAAAATAGGGCGTTCTCCTCCCTGTAGGAGACTTCAGTGAACTTTCCCAGTTCTTTTCTCTCCTTCCTAACTATGACTGGATCAACTAATAGGAACTGGCCACCCTCCTTAAGTACCCTGTATATCTCTGAGAACAGGGACTCCCTCTCTTGTTTCCTCAGATTATACACAAACATGACCGAGTAGACGAAGGAAATGGAGGAGTTGGATAGGGGCAAACTAAGTACAGGCCTCTCAATCTTCAAGAACTCCACATTGGCGCCCTCCTCTTGAGCGTTCCTAAGGGCAGTCTCTAGGGGGAACTCGTCCCATATATCCGCTGCTATTATTTTCTTTTTCCAAGACTTAGACAACTGTATCGGTATCAAAGAATTGCCGCAACCCACGTCTAGTACATCCCCCTCAGGTTTCATCTGAACCAACCTTTTGAGGATAAAGTTCTGTTCATCTAATGTAATGCCCATCCTCTTGACCGGATAGTAAGTTGGCATGATGTACCACTGATTTTCTCGTTATAAAAATGATGAGGGTTCTCATTCACGGGGTTTCATGGCTTCTTCCAAGGGTTCAGGGAACTTCTCTTATGGTTTCAAACTAAGGCTTGTCAGAGGCGAAGCGTCAAGT containing:
- a CDS encoding NADP-dependent isocitrate dehydrogenase, which encodes MVQIPDDGERISFENGKWIVPKKPVILYIEGDGIGPEIVSATRTVLNKAVEKAYGSSREIKWVEVLAGDKANAKTGDRFPKETQEMLMKYRVVVKGPLETPIGKGWKSVNVAIRMMLDLYANIRPVKYIDGLESPLKEPNKVDMIIFRENTDDLYRGIEYTYDSEEAKKIRAFLKNELKVQVEDDTGIGIKVISRFKTERITRMAMNYTIQNGRRKVTIMHKGNVLKYTEGAFRDWAYDLIKREYREKVVTEEEINKELGGKAPEGKIVVNDRIADNMFQQIITRPDEYDVILAPNLNGDYISDAAGALIGNIGMLGGANIGDSGGMFEAIHGTAPKYAGKNVANPTGIIKGGELMLRFMGWNEAANLVEKAILTAVSSKKVTQDLARFMGVRALTTTEFTNTLTQIIETLY
- a CDS encoding class I SAM-dependent methyltransferase; translated protein: MPTYYPVKRMGITLDEQNFILKRLVQMKPEGDVLDVGCGNSLIPIQLSKSWKKKIIAADIWDEFPLETALRNAQEEGANVEFLKIERPVLSLPLSNSSISFVYSVMFVYNLRKQERESLFSEIYRVLKEGGQFLLVDPVIVRKERKELGKFTEVSYREENALFYYLAKKTG